Proteins encoded in a region of the Burkholderiales bacterium genome:
- a CDS encoding N-acyl homoserine lactonase family protein — MKKILSSLAATVCMLAGLSVNAADMSLTRLDCGTPQAPTQVNQRFSDTFAYGDLKLQFVFSCYLVKHGDEYMLWDTGHSMSAPNVAPKVSVVDQLAKLNVKPEQIKYVGISHYHADHTGQVASFPGALLLIGKYEWDAISAPTPTQGVNHAPFESWKKGASKVEPLTNDKDVWGDGSVVVLATPGHTPGHRSLMVKLAQSGTVILSGDAVHFRENYETNGVPWFNYDRAQTLASIDRIRKLLANAKGTLVIQHDARDIQKLPAFPAAAR, encoded by the coding sequence ATGAAAAAAATCCTATCCTCGCTGGCGGCGACGGTATGCATGCTCGCCGGTCTGTCGGTAAACGCGGCAGACATGTCCCTCACCCGCCTCGACTGCGGCACGCCGCAGGCGCCCACCCAGGTCAACCAGCGCTTCTCCGACACCTTCGCCTACGGCGACCTGAAACTGCAGTTCGTGTTCAGCTGCTATCTCGTCAAGCACGGCGACGAATACATGTTGTGGGACACCGGGCATTCGATGAGCGCGCCGAACGTGGCGCCGAAGGTGAGCGTGGTGGATCAACTCGCCAAGCTCAACGTGAAGCCGGAGCAGATCAAGTACGTCGGCATCAGCCACTATCACGCGGACCACACCGGCCAGGTCGCGTCGTTCCCCGGCGCGCTGCTGCTGATCGGCAAGTACGAATGGGATGCGATCAGCGCGCCGACGCCGACCCAGGGCGTGAATCACGCGCCGTTCGAGAGCTGGAAGAAAGGCGCGAGCAAGGTCGAGCCGCTCACCAACGACAAGGACGTGTGGGGTGACGGCAGCGTCGTCGTGCTGGCCACGCCCGGCCACACGCCGGGGCATCGCAGCCTGATGGTGAAGCTGGCGCAGAGCGGCACGGTCATCCTGAGCGGCGATGCGGTGCACTTCCGCGAGAATTACGAGACCAACGGCGTGCCGTGGTTCAACTACGACCGCGCCCAGACGCTCGCATCGATCGACCGCATCAGGAAGCTGCTCGCGAACGCGAAGGGCACGCTCGTCATCCAGCACGACGCGCGCGACATCCAGAAGCTGCCCGCGTTCCCGGCCGCGGCGCGGTGA
- a CDS encoding tripartite tricarboxylate transporter substrate binding protein — protein sequence MRTFESHLALFIGRCAAVVALAVAYPVMGQPAWPNKPVRLIVNFAAGGSTDVIARAMATRLSESLGQAIVVDNRVGVGGNVGLEAAAKASADGYTLLHSSDGTILVNPFLYRMAVDVERELDPVAPTAKAAIFFIVRPGLPVRNLAELIAYARANPGKLNYGSAGNGTLQHIAAEMLMRVANIKVTHVPYKGSQQALVDLLGGAIDFTFDLGAAIGHIKSEKVRLLAVPGPTRSPIFPEAPTMAEAGANVDITWMSGVYAPAGTPNEIVTRLNREIGRIMQMPETRATLTNMAAEAVAPMTPQAFAAHQKQARQRFGAVVRDAGIKVQ from the coding sequence ATGAGAACGTTCGAGAGTCACCTCGCGCTGTTCATCGGCCGCTGTGCTGCCGTCGTCGCGCTCGCGGTGGCGTATCCGGTCATGGGGCAGCCGGCCTGGCCCAACAAACCGGTACGCCTGATCGTGAATTTCGCAGCCGGGGGCTCGACCGACGTCATCGCGCGCGCGATGGCGACGCGTCTTTCGGAGTCGCTCGGCCAGGCCATCGTGGTCGACAACCGGGTCGGCGTCGGCGGCAATGTGGGCCTCGAAGCCGCCGCGAAAGCGTCCGCCGACGGCTACACGCTGCTGCATTCGTCGGACGGCACCATCCTGGTCAATCCGTTTCTCTACAGGATGGCGGTCGATGTGGAGCGCGAGCTCGACCCGGTCGCGCCGACCGCCAAAGCCGCGATCTTCTTCATCGTCCGGCCCGGCCTTCCGGTCAGAAACCTCGCCGAACTGATCGCCTATGCGCGCGCCAATCCCGGCAAGCTCAACTACGGCTCGGCCGGTAACGGCACCCTCCAGCACATCGCTGCGGAGATGTTGATGCGCGTTGCGAACATCAAGGTGACGCACGTGCCTTACAAAGGCTCGCAGCAGGCGCTGGTCGACCTTCTCGGCGGGGCGATCGACTTCACGTTCGATCTCGGCGCTGCGATCGGCCACATCAAGAGCGAGAAAGTGCGGCTGCTCGCGGTGCCCGGGCCGACGCGCTCGCCGATCTTCCCGGAGGCGCCGACGATGGCCGAAGCGGGCGCCAACGTGGACATCACGTGGATGTCGGGCGTCTACGCGCCGGCCGGAACGCCGAATGAGATCGTGACGCGCCTCAACCGCGAGATCGGGCGCATCATGCAGATGCCCGAGACGCGCGCGACGCTGACGAACATGGCCGCGGAAGCCGTGGCACCGATGACGCCGCAGGCGTTCGCGGCACACCAGAAACAGGCGCGTCAGCGTTTCGGCGCGGTCGTGCGCGACGCGGGCATCAAGGTTCAGTAG
- a CDS encoding DJ-1/PfpI family protein: MNIAILTFEGFNEIDSFVSHHILTRVDLADWNVAIACPSETVTSTGGIRVTAQQPLEYANDADAVLFGGSPRSRQIVEAPSIMSRLKLDPKRQLIGSQCAGAWFLAKLGLLANLPVCTSMKSRAGLEALGIRVLDQPFVATGNIASAGGCLASPYLAGWVISRLLGRDTAEKALRIVAPVGEKAEYVAKVLDVVAPVETAEVERIE, from the coding sequence ATGAACATCGCCATACTGACGTTCGAAGGCTTCAACGAGATCGACTCGTTCGTGAGCCACCACATCCTGACCCGGGTGGACCTCGCGGACTGGAACGTCGCGATCGCGTGCCCGAGCGAGACGGTGACGTCGACGGGCGGCATCCGTGTCACCGCGCAGCAGCCGCTCGAGTATGCGAACGACGCCGATGCGGTGCTGTTCGGCGGCAGCCCGCGCAGCCGCCAGATCGTCGAGGCCCCCTCGATCATGTCGCGGCTGAAGCTCGATCCGAAGCGCCAGCTCATCGGCTCGCAATGCGCGGGCGCGTGGTTCCTGGCGAAGCTCGGTCTGCTTGCAAACCTGCCGGTGTGCACGAGCATGAAGTCGCGCGCCGGGCTGGAAGCGCTGGGCATCCGCGTGCTCGACCAGCCGTTCGTCGCGACCGGCAACATCGCGAGCGCCGGCGGGTGTCTCGCGTCGCCCTATCTCGCCGGATGGGTCATCTCGCGCCTGCTCGGCCGCGACACCGCCGAGAAGGCGCTGCGCATCGTGGCGCCGGTCGGTGAGAAGGCCGAGTACGTCGCCAAGGTTCTCGATGTCGTGGCGCCGGTCGAGACGGCCGAGGTCGAGCGCATCGAATGA
- a CDS encoding tripartite tricarboxylate transporter substrate binding protein, producing the protein MNRVNRTVASWLTLAGICAAASAQDKPPDYPTRPIRLVVAASAGAGGDMMARAVAQMLVDAWGQNTIVDNRPGASGTIAVELVARSAPDGYTLLSLGDTLIILGATKRVSIDVLKSFEPVTPTSVQPYIILAHASLPAKSIKELVAHSAARGVTYSGSTGVGAAVHLGMERFAQLSGAKLQFVPYKGTAPAIVAAMGGEIQMAVASTLSATPAMRSGKLRGLAALSLTRVPSMPDLPTVAEQGYPDFKIINRYGLQAPAGTPRRIVDALNRVVSDGFYSPQMMQRLVADGSQPAERMTPAQFKAALARDYTEVEQQVKRLNIKLE; encoded by the coding sequence ATGAACCGCGTAAACCGGACCGTTGCAAGCTGGCTCACGCTCGCCGGGATTTGCGCGGCGGCGAGCGCGCAGGACAAACCACCCGATTATCCGACCCGGCCGATCCGGCTGGTCGTCGCAGCGTCCGCCGGCGCGGGCGGCGACATGATGGCGCGAGCCGTCGCTCAGATGCTGGTGGACGCGTGGGGACAGAACACCATCGTCGACAACCGCCCCGGCGCCAGCGGCACCATCGCCGTCGAGCTGGTCGCGAGATCGGCGCCGGACGGTTACACGCTGCTGAGCCTCGGCGACACGCTCATCATCCTCGGTGCGACGAAGCGGGTGTCCATCGACGTGCTCAAGTCCTTCGAGCCCGTCACGCCCACGTCGGTCCAGCCGTACATCATCCTCGCCCATGCGAGCCTGCCCGCGAAGTCGATCAAGGAGCTGGTCGCGCACTCGGCCGCGCGCGGCGTGACGTACTCCGGCTCGACGGGCGTCGGCGCGGCGGTGCACCTGGGCATGGAACGCTTCGCACAGCTATCCGGCGCGAAGCTGCAGTTCGTGCCCTACAAAGGCACCGCGCCCGCGATCGTCGCGGCGATGGGCGGCGAGATCCAGATGGCGGTCGCAAGCACGCTCTCCGCGACGCCCGCGATGCGAAGCGGCAAGCTGCGCGGACTGGCCGCGCTGAGCTTGACGCGCGTGCCGTCGATGCCGGATCTGCCGACGGTGGCCGAGCAGGGATATCCCGATTTCAAGATCATCAACCGCTACGGCCTGCAGGCCCCGGCGGGGACGCCGCGCAGGATCGTCGATGCACTGAATCGCGTGGTGAGCGACGGCTTTTATTCGCCGCAGATGATGCAGCGGCTCGTGGCCGACGGTAGCCAGCCCGCCGAGCGCATGACGCCGGCGCAGTTCAAAGCCGCGCTCGCGCGCGACTATACGGAGGTCGAGCAGCAGGTGAAGCGGCTGAACATCAAGCTCGAATAG
- a CDS encoding phytanoyl-CoA dioxygenase family protein has translation MNALSADQVAQWKYDGFLSPFPLLDEQELRACRQGVARYEQWLGSPINADEAMKWRSMVYLLMPWAAKLARHPRILDKVEDLLGPDILIFTSTFFIKEPRSPTIAAWHQDSTYYGLDPKEEVTIWIALTEASEAAGCMDALSFRGRPRQLSHVSHAVRDSVNRAGQVITEPLDESAPVAMPLEAGWFSMHHGLCPHRSGPNTSNHRRIGLGLNYIPTSVKPSGSIRHAALLVRGVDRYGHFEEAAWPKEELGETEVAAHERAMSLYRDAYLEEESKHAKLAGRSSRASIRA, from the coding sequence ATGAACGCGTTGTCGGCGGATCAGGTCGCGCAATGGAAGTACGACGGATTCCTGTCCCCGTTCCCGCTGCTCGATGAACAAGAGCTGCGAGCCTGCCGTCAGGGTGTGGCGCGTTACGAGCAGTGGCTGGGTTCCCCGATCAACGCGGACGAGGCCATGAAATGGCGGTCGATGGTCTATCTGCTCATGCCCTGGGCGGCGAAACTGGCGCGACACCCGCGCATTCTCGACAAGGTCGAGGATCTGCTCGGACCTGACATCCTGATTTTCACCAGCACGTTCTTCATCAAGGAGCCGCGCTCGCCGACGATCGCCGCGTGGCACCAGGATTCGACCTACTATGGACTGGACCCGAAAGAAGAGGTCACGATCTGGATCGCCTTGACCGAGGCGAGCGAGGCCGCCGGTTGCATGGACGCGCTGTCGTTTCGAGGCAGGCCGCGCCAACTGAGCCACGTCTCGCACGCCGTAAGGGACAGCGTCAATCGCGCAGGCCAGGTCATCACCGAGCCGCTCGACGAGAGCGCGCCGGTGGCGATGCCGCTCGAGGCCGGATGGTTCTCGATGCACCATGGGCTGTGCCCGCACCGGTCGGGGCCCAACACCTCGAATCACCGGCGCATCGGACTGGGGCTCAATTACATCCCCACGAGCGTCAAGCCGTCGGGATCGATCCGCCATGCAGCGCTGCTCGTGCGCGGCGTCGATCGCTACGGGCACTTCGAGGAGGCCGCCTGGCCGAAAGAAGAGCTGGGAGAGACCGAAGTGGCCGCGCACGAGCGGGCGATGAGCCTCTACCGGGATGCGTACCTGGAGGAAGAGTCGAAGCACGCGAAGCTTGCGGGCCGATCGAGCCGGGCGTCTATTCGAGCTTGA
- a CDS encoding CoA transferase, with protein MTQAFGPLHGIRVIDLGRHQAGPRCAQVLARLGAEVIKIERIGGEETRYHAPWVRRQSAYWVQYNSGKKSVSMDLRTEDGKAALRKLVKVADVLVQNFRPGTIDEMGFGYETLKALNPRIVMVNISAYGQFGPYRDQIGYDPIGQTMSGIAMVTGAEGMPPIRAGVPIIDRTTALHSAIGTLAALMERTVSGVGQTIDVCLADSGYSLTEIPITAYHGAGVEPKRGRSESAPSGMYPCADGWILISAGDDHMWPRVCRALGKPEWQDDARFAQRRDRAKNAAAINEAVTAMLSTMSMKDAIGHFTRHDVTAAPVNTIPQASRDPHPWERRALVEVPDFLAGTIAVSGDFWHFGRTPVTVGSTPKVGEHNEEVLGGLLGYSDGDIAKLYAAGVISKEDHYDTVASA; from the coding sequence ATGACACAGGCCTTTGGTCCTCTGCATGGCATCCGCGTGATCGACCTGGGCCGCCATCAGGCCGGACCCCGCTGTGCGCAGGTGCTCGCCCGCCTCGGCGCCGAAGTCATCAAGATCGAGCGCATCGGCGGCGAAGAAACGCGCTACCACGCGCCGTGGGTGCGCAGGCAGAGCGCCTACTGGGTTCAATACAACAGCGGCAAGAAGAGCGTGAGCATGGATTTGCGCACCGAAGACGGCAAAGCGGCGCTGCGCAAGCTGGTCAAGGTGGCCGACGTGCTGGTGCAGAACTTCCGGCCCGGGACGATCGACGAGATGGGTTTCGGCTACGAAACGCTCAAGGCGCTGAACCCGCGCATCGTCATGGTCAACATCTCGGCGTACGGGCAATTCGGTCCGTATCGCGACCAGATCGGTTACGACCCGATCGGTCAGACGATGTCGGGCATCGCGATGGTCACCGGCGCGGAAGGGATGCCGCCGATCCGCGCCGGTGTGCCGATCATCGATCGCACGACGGCGCTGCATTCGGCGATCGGCACGCTCGCGGCGCTCATGGAGAGGACCGTGTCCGGAGTAGGGCAGACGATCGACGTGTGCCTCGCCGATTCCGGCTACAGCCTAACCGAGATTCCCATCACCGCGTATCACGGCGCCGGCGTGGAGCCGAAGCGCGGCCGTTCCGAATCGGCGCCCAGCGGGATGTATCCGTGCGCCGACGGATGGATCCTCATTTCCGCCGGCGACGACCACATGTGGCCGCGCGTGTGCAGGGCGCTCGGCAAGCCCGAATGGCAGGACGATGCGCGCTTCGCGCAGCGCCGCGACCGTGCGAAGAACGCCGCGGCGATCAACGAAGCGGTCACGGCGATGTTGTCCACGATGAGCATGAAAGACGCGATCGGGCACTTCACGCGCCACGACGTCACCGCGGCGCCGGTGAACACCATTCCCCAGGCGTCGCGCGATCCGCATCCATGGGAGCGGCGCGCGCTCGTCGAAGTGCCGGATTTCCTCGCCGGCACGATCGCGGTGTCCGGCGATTTCTGGCACTTCGGCCGCACGCCGGTGACCGTGGGCTCCACACCGAAAGTCGGCGAGCACAACGAGGAGGTGCTGGGCGGGCTGCTCGGCTATTCCGACGGCGACATCGCGAAGCTGTACGCTGCGGGCGTCATCTCGAAAGAGGACCACTACGACACGGTCGCGTCGGCGTGA
- a CDS encoding cytochrome b — protein MPLRNSATHYGSVTRFFHWAVFLLFAYQYVVANIMTRIEPNKTVLGFGQDVYYNWHKSIGLVLLALVILRLAWRKLTSLPDWAPGLTPAERSLSGWNETLLYTCMFLMPVSGYLFVMAGDYGVRLFGRWDLPNPIGKQEWLATTARVVHLVTSYAIVIIAGSHVGLGLKRHIFDRDGLLHRMLPFGRP, from the coding sequence ATGCCACTGCGCAACTCCGCCACGCACTATGGGTCGGTTACCCGGTTCTTCCATTGGGCGGTATTCCTGCTCTTCGCGTACCAGTACGTGGTCGCCAACATCATGACCCGGATAGAGCCGAACAAAACGGTGCTCGGGTTCGGTCAGGACGTGTATTACAACTGGCACAAGTCGATCGGGCTGGTGCTGCTCGCCCTCGTGATATTGCGCTTGGCGTGGCGCAAGCTCACTTCACTGCCCGATTGGGCGCCCGGCCTCACGCCGGCCGAGCGCTCCCTCTCCGGCTGGAACGAGACGCTCCTCTACACCTGCATGTTCCTGATGCCGGTGAGCGGCTACCTCTTCGTCATGGCGGGCGATTACGGCGTCCGGCTGTTCGGACGATGGGACCTGCCCAATCCCATCGGCAAGCAGGAATGGCTCGCGACCACCGCCCGCGTCGTTCACCTCGTCACGTCCTACGCGATCGTGATCATCGCGGGCTCTCACGTGGGCCTGGGTCTGAAGCGCCACATCTTCGACCGCGATGGGTTGCTGCACCGCATGCTGCCTTTCGGCAGGCCCTGA
- a CDS encoding M23 family metallopeptidase: MSAFESDRAQRKFPIIGVLFLIVVIVLAGGGYYLAPRFERSAPQVKLPDSDVLGLSSMDIAVHDAGAGLKSVSATLSAGGTDYPLLSEQFAQPASGKKFSLATSKLSGLKEGPAVLRVTARDASLWNWFRGNETVIQKNLTIDVTPPTVELIADDRYVNFGGVGVIVYKASADTATSGVKLGNYFFPGYKGQIKDQPDAYIALFAHAYNVPADAKAQLVATDKAGNSRQIPVVYELKNVNYKKSTIALSDNFLQNKVVPLLTDVAARQGSPKDIFVAVNKKLRADNEKKIMEVTSKGTPTMLWSGAFAQLSNSKVEANFADQRTYVYNGEPVDTAYHLGYDLSVTKHYPIEAANSGTVVYAEPLGIYGNCVILDHGLGLFTLYGHLSSFDVKVGDTVKQRQILGKTGETGLAAGDHLHYGVYLNGVAVLPVEWWDQKWITDNLTPKLAGKSSEAVAESQRSARAGKGTKRRR, encoded by the coding sequence ATGAGCGCATTCGAATCCGACCGAGCCCAAAGAAAATTCCCGATCATCGGTGTCCTTTTCCTGATCGTTGTCATCGTTCTCGCGGGCGGCGGGTATTACCTCGCGCCGCGCTTCGAACGCAGCGCGCCGCAAGTGAAGCTTCCGGACTCCGACGTGCTTGGACTGTCGTCCATGGACATCGCTGTGCACGACGCGGGCGCCGGATTGAAATCGGTTTCTGCGACCCTTTCCGCGGGCGGCACGGACTACCCGCTGCTCTCCGAGCAGTTCGCCCAGCCGGCGAGCGGGAAGAAATTCAGCCTCGCGACGTCCAAGCTGTCCGGCCTCAAGGAAGGTCCTGCGGTATTGCGCGTCACCGCGCGGGACGCATCGCTGTGGAACTGGTTCCGCGGCAACGAGACCGTCATCCAGAAGAACCTCACGATCGACGTCACGCCGCCGACGGTCGAGCTCATCGCCGATGACCGCTACGTCAACTTCGGCGGCGTCGGCGTGATCGTCTACAAGGCTTCGGCCGACACCGCGACGAGCGGCGTGAAGCTCGGCAATTATTTCTTTCCGGGTTACAAAGGCCAGATCAAGGATCAGCCCGACGCCTACATCGCGCTTTTCGCGCACGCCTACAACGTGCCGGCGGACGCCAAGGCGCAGCTCGTCGCGACCGACAAGGCGGGAAACTCCAGGCAGATCCCGGTCGTCTACGAGCTCAAGAACGTGAATTACAAGAAGAGCACGATCGCGCTTTCGGACAACTTTCTCCAGAACAAGGTCGTGCCGCTGCTGACGGACGTCGCCGCGCGGCAGGGCTCGCCGAAGGACATCTTCGTCGCGGTCAACAAGAAGCTCAGGGCCGACAACGAGAAGAAGATCATGGAGGTCACCAGCAAAGGGACGCCGACGATGCTCTGGAGCGGCGCCTTCGCCCAGCTCAGCAACTCCAAGGTGGAAGCCAACTTCGCCGATCAGCGGACCTACGTCTATAACGGCGAGCCGGTCGACACCGCCTATCACCTCGGCTACGACCTGTCGGTCACGAAACACTATCCGATCGAAGCCGCCAACAGCGGCACCGTCGTTTACGCCGAGCCCCTGGGCATCTACGGCAACTGCGTCATCCTCGATCACGGCCTCGGCCTCTTCACGCTCTACGGCCACCTGAGCTCGTTCGACGTGAAGGTCGGCGATACGGTGAAGCAGCGGCAGATCCTCGGCAAGACCGGCGAGACCGGGCTCGCCGCCGGCGATCACCTGCACTACGGGGTCTATCTGAACGGCGTCGCCGTCCTGCCGGTGGAGTGGTGGGACCAGAAGTGGATCACCGACAACCTCACGCCGAAGCTCGCGGGCAAGAGCAGCGAGGCGGTGGCCGAATCGCAGCGTTCGGCGCGCGCGGGCAAGGGGACCAAGCGCCGGCGTTGA
- a CDS encoding isocitrate lyase/PEP mutase family protein, whose translation MAINEKSTRLKQLIHRKDKVLAVLHPPTAAHARIMEKAGCEAGFVGTGGVVGAYTGLADVGTLTMTECVQIAGWIAQAVNFPVMMDGDTGHGGVMAVRRMIRECIRAGIAGIRIDDQPIEGKRKTQSAGVEVVPLEQAVARYRAAVDMKNELDPDFVVMAQCYARDAANSSFEDTLERLKAYREQAGVDWVQLESPHSTDEIRQARAAVDGPFSFMKGKLGRFLGFDEHLALGVSIAWYPSFTHHVTWAALWDFMREFRERDVGAWNDFTASRKDDPYPVPEVGPEGEGLDRQRELEERYLSGAMLEKYRR comes from the coding sequence ATGGCCATCAACGAAAAATCCACGCGTCTGAAGCAGCTCATCCACCGCAAGGACAAGGTGCTCGCGGTGCTGCACCCGCCGACCGCCGCGCACGCGCGCATCATGGAGAAGGCGGGTTGCGAGGCGGGTTTCGTCGGCACCGGCGGCGTGGTCGGCGCCTACACCGGGCTCGCCGACGTCGGCACGCTGACCATGACCGAGTGCGTGCAGATCGCCGGCTGGATCGCGCAGGCGGTGAATTTCCCGGTGATGATGGACGGCGATACCGGTCACGGCGGCGTGATGGCGGTGCGCCGCATGATCCGCGAGTGCATACGCGCCGGCATCGCGGGCATCCGCATCGACGACCAGCCGATCGAAGGCAAGCGCAAGACCCAGAGCGCGGGCGTCGAGGTCGTGCCGCTCGAGCAGGCGGTCGCGCGCTATCGCGCCGCGGTCGACATGAAGAACGAGCTCGATCCGGACTTCGTCGTGATGGCGCAGTGCTACGCGCGCGATGCGGCCAACAGCAGCTTCGAGGATACGCTCGAGCGGCTGAAGGCGTATCGCGAGCAGGCCGGCGTCGACTGGGTGCAGCTCGAATCGCCGCATTCCACCGACGAGATCAGGCAGGCGCGCGCCGCCGTCGACGGCCCGTTCTCGTTCATGAAAGGCAAGCTCGGGCGCTTCCTCGGCTTCGACGAGCACTTGGCGCTCGGCGTGAGCATCGCGTGGTATCCGAGCTTCACCCACCACGTCACGTGGGCGGCGCTGTGGGATTTCATGCGCGAGTTCCGGGAGCGCGACGTCGGCGCCTGGAACGATTTCACGGCGAGCCGCAAGGACGATCCGTATCCGGTCCCCGAGGTCGGCCCGGAAGGCGAGGGCCTCGACAGGCAGCGCGAGCTCGAGGAGCGGTATCTCTCCGGCGCGATGCTGGAGAAGTATCGCCGTTAG
- a CDS encoding tripartite tricarboxylate transporter substrate binding protein has product MDRLKALLLVSAAALAPRAVAQTVPDYPAKPVRVIVGQAPGGGNDIQTRIFAQKLTDAFGRAFVVENRTGSGSVLAYRTVALAAPDGYTLLGATGGFTIAPAVHASLGYDPSKDFAPISLLVQAPFLLMAHPSLPVRSVKDLVALARARPGALTYASSGHGSSTHLAYALFTTLARIELTHVPYKGTGPALVDAMSGQVHTLIGNVLSSLHFAKSGKLRALGVTTAKRSPAAPDLPTLSESGVAGYESSTWHAWFAPAGTPQAIVAKLSGELAKSAKAPDVVSRLAPDGGEPVGSSPEQLRQFVASDIARWRKVVKDAGIRLD; this is encoded by the coding sequence ATGGACCGGCTGAAGGCGCTGTTGCTCGTGAGCGCCGCGGCGCTGGCGCCGCGCGCCGTCGCTCAAACGGTCCCGGACTATCCCGCCAAGCCTGTCCGCGTCATCGTCGGCCAGGCGCCGGGCGGCGGCAACGATATCCAGACGCGGATCTTCGCGCAGAAGCTCACCGATGCTTTCGGCCGCGCGTTCGTGGTGGAGAACCGCACCGGCTCGGGCAGCGTGCTCGCGTACAGGACCGTCGCATTGGCGGCGCCGGACGGCTACACGCTGCTCGGCGCGACGGGCGGTTTCACCATCGCGCCGGCGGTGCATGCGAGCCTCGGTTACGACCCGTCGAAGGATTTCGCGCCGATCTCGCTCCTGGTGCAGGCGCCGTTTCTGCTGATGGCGCATCCGTCGCTGCCGGTGAGAAGCGTGAAAGACCTCGTGGCGCTCGCCAGGGCGCGGCCCGGCGCGCTCACTTACGCATCTTCGGGACACGGCTCGTCCACGCATCTCGCTTACGCGCTGTTCACGACGCTCGCGCGCATCGAGCTCACCCACGTTCCTTACAAAGGCACCGGCCCCGCGCTCGTCGATGCGATGTCGGGACAGGTGCACACCCTCATCGGCAACGTGCTGTCGAGCCTGCACTTCGCCAAATCGGGCAAGCTGCGCGCGCTCGGCGTCACCACCGCGAAGCGCTCGCCCGCGGCGCCTGACCTGCCGACGCTCAGCGAAAGCGGCGTCGCCGGTTACGAATCGAGCACCTGGCACGCGTGGTTCGCGCCCGCGGGCACACCGCAGGCGATCGTCGCGAAGCTCAGCGGGGAGCTCGCGAAGAGCGCCAAGGCGCCCGACGTCGTATCGCGCCTTGCGCCCGACGGCGGCGAACCGGTCGGCAGCTCGCCCGAGCAGCTGCGGCAGTTCGTGGCGAGCGATATCGCCCGCTGGCGCAAGGTGGTGAAGGACGCCGGCATCAGGCTTGACTAG
- a CDS encoding nitroreductase yields the protein MDALELLHTRQSAGKLQDPPPDDMELAEIFRSAVTAPDHGRLRPWRFVVIRDEARERFGEVMAKTLKERRPDTSPEMLERERAKPMRAPLIVVVAAHTQAGKIPEIEQVLAVGAAAQNIMLAAHALGFGAMWRTGDVAYDASVKTALGLEPADSIVGLIYLGTPAGDPPPAQRPVPEHFVTEWTG from the coding sequence ATGGACGCATTAGAGCTGCTGCACACCCGCCAGTCGGCAGGCAAGCTTCAGGACCCGCCTCCGGACGACATGGAGCTCGCCGAGATTTTCCGGAGCGCGGTCACCGCCCCCGACCACGGCCGCCTGCGGCCCTGGCGTTTCGTCGTCATCCGCGACGAAGCGCGCGAGCGCTTCGGCGAGGTCATGGCGAAAACCCTCAAGGAGCGGCGTCCCGACACCAGTCCGGAGATGCTGGAGCGCGAGCGCGCGAAGCCGATGCGTGCGCCGCTGATCGTCGTCGTCGCGGCGCACACGCAGGCCGGCAAGATTCCGGAGATCGAGCAGGTCCTGGCCGTCGGCGCGGCGGCGCAGAACATCATGCTCGCGGCGCACGCGCTCGGTTTCGGCGCGATGTGGCGAACCGGCGACGTCGCCTACGACGCGAGCGTGAAGACGGCGCTCGGGCTCGAGCCGGCGGACTCGATCGTCGGCCTGATCTATCTCGGCACGCCTGCCGGCGATCCTCCGCCGGCCCAGCGTCCGGTGCCGGAGCATTTCGTGACCGAATGGACCGGCTGA